Proteins found in one Oryza glaberrima chromosome 4, OglaRS2, whole genome shotgun sequence genomic segment:
- the LOC127769687 gene encoding probable E3 ubiquitin-protein ligase HIP1 has protein sequence MHQHRITMLSSSETCHLGSSSNNQAMDQQNLLPSNPTADEQNLLPNTLEDDDYPHYLLGSHEVEMPNGSVIGQHNTSLNLWDSAGSSSMGCVADHDSLFEAKREHFAPALSIRAPLIIGGRRHEGSSSLPSQSLNLDLNLNQADQFDSEDVDMIQSNGQPGINAFPLNRGLSIPEHVLRHTNSSSATGNPSQVASFSDGMTGQEVNLFGGHRSSCKRKNIDGSLAESSANGSSRNNQRNNIILEPSPSSHESTSGLTAPAPTNHVFSYSPVEQLNQNTNMSANAMLSDHYSLYGDHERERFLRNTRMRTSPNEYDQSSSNLLPEGSLRCSVYQPTQQQSLFIPVQPRASSSSTSSLSRPYVPAVTQFSQNLHRAPSSGNFGSRIGIFPSSADTTNQLSSQDPNRSSVRGNFPEPLLLGSSLFPSDSAELLSMPGGRSNQQNSSSTIRTAVNIGAQQIAGLNASQPTSSSRGSVDIVRRSLQAASVPQSRGSSITSQQQRGHSSTSHEIRSHQPGSSSRANQQHYVRAVPHSVDRQNSNYLDLQSFMQSIAASRDGIRTVSESANQLVHLRNVVEQIRQGRGGRFEDPNFERALFARRASLIDRHRDMRLDVDNMSYEELLALGERIGYVNTGLSEDKIRTGLKQWKYVSIPIEEPLTGVEPCCICQEEYAEGEDMGRLDCGHDFHTACIKQWLVIKNLCPICKKTGLGT, from the exons ATGCATCAACATAGGATCACTATGCTATCTTCCTCAGAAACATGTCACCTTGGTTCTAGTTCGAACAACCAAGCCATGGATCAGCAGAATTTACTGCCCAGCAACCCCACCGCAGATGAACAGAATTTACTTCCAAATACTCTAGAGGATGATGATTACCCACATTATTTACTTGGTAGTCATGAGGTGGAAATGCCAAATGGAAGCGTGATTGGTCAGCATAATACAAGCTTGAACTTATGGGATTCAGCTGGATCTAGCTCGATGGGCTGTGTAGCTGATCATGATAGTCTTTTTGAGGCCAAAAGGGAACATTTTGCTCCTGCTTTGTCTATCCGAGCTCCCTTAATTATTGGAGGGAGAAGACATGAAGGCAGTAGTTCATTGCCTTCACAGAGCTTAAACTTAGACCTTAATCTTAATCAGGCTGATCAGTTTGATTCTGAGGATGTTGATATGATTCAGAGTAATGGACAACCAGGGATAAACGCTTTTCCTCTCAACAGGGGCCTTTCCATTCCTGAGCATGTTCTGCGCCATACAAATTCTTCCAGTGCTACAGGAAATCCTTCACAGGTTGCAAGCTTTTCTGATGGAATGACAGGCCAAGAAGTTAACCTGTTTGGTGGGCATCGTTCATCTTGCAAGAGAAAGAATATTGATGGGAGTCTTGCAGAGTCTTCTGCCAATGGTAGTTCACGTAATAATCAGCGAAATAATATTATACTGGAACCTTCTCCATCCAGTCATGAAAGCACTTCTGGTTTAACTGCACCTGCCCCTACAAACCATGTTTTTTCATACTCTCCTGTGGAACAGCTAAACCAGAATACCAATATGTCTGCAAATGCTATGTTGTCTGATCATTATTCACTATATGGTGATCATGAGCGTGAGAGATTTCTGAGGAATACCCGGATGAGAACAAGCCCTAATGAGTATGATCAATCATCGTCCAATCTCTTGCCTGAAGGAAGTCTCAGGTGTTCTGTTTATCAGCCTACTCAGCAACAGTCTTTGTTTATTCCAGTACAACCTAGAGCATCGAGCTCTTCAACAAGTTCTCTTAGTCGGCCTTATGTGCCTGCTGTCACTCAATTCTCACAAAATTTGCACCGTGCTCCATCAAGTGGCAATTTTGGTTCGAGAATAGGGATTTTTCCTAGTTCTGCTGATACAACAAACCAGTTATCTTCACAAGATCCCAACAGGAGCTCGGTGAGAGGCAATTTTCCTGAGCCCCTTCTGTTAGGTTCTTCTCTGTTTCCTTCTGACTCGGCAGAATTGCTATCTATGCCGGGAGGCAGAAGCAACCAACAAAATTCCAGCTCCACAATTCGAACTGCTGTAAATATAGGAGCTCAACAGATTGCTGGGTTAAATGCATCCCAGCCTACTTCAAGCTCAAGGGGTTCGGTTGATATTGTTAGGAGATCCTTGCAGGCTGCTAGCGTTCCTCAGTCCAGAGGTTCAAGCATTACATCACAGCAGCAACGTGGGCATTCATCCACATCACATGAGATTCGAAGCCATCAACCTGGATCCAGCTCTCGTGCCAATCAGCAGCATTACGTCAGGGCTGTTCCTCACTCTGTAGATAGGCAAAACTCGAATTACTTGGACCTGCAGTCTTTTATGCAAAGCATTGCTGCTTCAAGAGACGGAATTAGGACAGTCTCAGAG TCTGCCAATCAGCTTGTGCATCTTCGCAATGTTGTTGAACAAATTCGTCAGGGAAGAGGTGGAAGGTTTGAG GATCCTAATTTTGAACGTGCACTTTTTGCAAGGCGTGCCAGTTTAATTGACAGACATCGTGACATGCGGCTTGATGTGGATAATATGTCATATGAG GAATTGTTGGCACTTGGTGAACGCATTGGATATGTAAACACTGGACTTAGTGAGGATAAAATTAGGACTGGTTTGAAGCAATGGAAATATGTGAGCATACCGATTGAAGAACCTCTAACTGGTGTTGAACCATGCTGTATTTGCCAG GAAGAATATGCCGAAGGTGAGGACATGGGCAGACTAGACTGTGGGCATGACTTCCA